A portion of the Aquicoccus sp. G2-2 genome contains these proteins:
- a CDS encoding B12-binding domain-containing protein has product MSEEEDIVLSELDDEELVQQMFDDLYDGLKEEIEEAVNILLERKWEPYRVLTEALVGGMKIVGDDFRDGILFVPEVLLAANAMKGGMAILKPLLAETGAPRVGRMVIGTVKGDIHDIGKNLVGMMMEGAGFEVVDLGINNAVDAYLEALGTEDADILGMSALLTTTMPYMKVVIDTMVEQGIRDDYIVLVGGAPLNEEFGKAIGADAYCRDAAVAVETAKTLVGRKHNQAASA; this is encoded by the coding sequence ATGTCCGAAGAAGAAGATATCGTCCTGAGTGAGCTTGATGACGAAGAACTGGTTCAGCAGATGTTCGATGACCTCTACGATGGCCTCAAAGAGGAAATCGAAGAAGCGGTGAACATCCTGCTTGAACGCAAATGGGAACCCTACCGCGTACTGACCGAAGCCTTGGTGGGCGGCATGAAGATCGTCGGGGATGATTTCCGCGATGGTATCTTGTTTGTGCCCGAAGTGCTGCTTGCGGCCAACGCGATGAAGGGCGGCATGGCCATCCTCAAACCGCTTTTGGCCGAAACCGGCGCACCGCGCGTCGGCCGCATGGTGATCGGCACCGTGAAGGGCGACATTCATGACATCGGCAAGAACCTTGTCGGAATGATGATGGAAGGCGCAGGCTTCGAAGTTGTCGACCTTGGGATCAACAACGCCGTTGATGCCTACCTTGAGGCACTCGGCACCGAAGACGCCGACATTCTCGGCATGTCCGCCCTGCTGACCACCACCATGCCCTACATGAAAGTCGTGATCGACACGATGGTGGAACAAGGCATCCGCGATGATTACATCGTTCTTGTGGGCGGTGCCCCGCTGAACGAGGAATTCGGCAAGGCGATCGGTGCCGACGCCTATTGTCGCGATGCCGCCGTCGCGGTGGAAACTGCAAAAACGCTGGTCGGGCGCAAACACAATCAAGCCGCCAGCGCCTGA
- the bmt gene encoding betaine--homocysteine S-methyltransferase yields MTDKLSHLLATRDWLMADGATGTNLFNMGLEAGEAPEMWNLDHPKRIHALYKGAVDAGVDLFLTNSFGGNASRLKLHSAQGRVLELNRVAAEIGREVADASGRDVIVAGSVGPTGEIMAPMGSLTHEVAVEMFHEQAEGLKDGGADVLWLETISAPEEYKAAAEAFGLAGMPWSGTMSFDTAGRTMMGVTSAAMVGMVEKLPNPPLAYGANCGVGASDLLRTVLGFVAQGSERPIIAKGNAGIPKYIDGHIHYDGTPDLMADYAVLARDCGARIIGGCCGTMPEHLEKMRHALETTPKGARPTLDAITSRLGGFSSAVDGTEEGGGPTRERRSRHRRH; encoded by the coding sequence ATGACTGACAAGCTCTCCCATCTGCTCGCAACCCGAGATTGGCTGATGGCCGACGGGGCCACCGGGACCAATCTTTTCAACATGGGGCTTGAGGCCGGCGAAGCGCCCGAGATGTGGAACCTCGACCATCCCAAGCGGATACACGCGCTCTACAAAGGCGCTGTCGATGCCGGGGTTGATCTGTTCCTCACCAACTCCTTTGGAGGCAATGCTTCCCGATTAAAGCTGCATTCCGCACAAGGCCGTGTGCTTGAGCTGAACCGCGTCGCCGCCGAAATCGGCCGCGAGGTTGCCGACGCGTCGGGCCGTGATGTCATCGTTGCAGGCTCGGTCGGGCCAACCGGCGAAATTATGGCCCCGATGGGCAGCCTCACTCACGAAGTCGCCGTTGAGATGTTCCACGAGCAGGCCGAGGGGTTGAAAGATGGCGGTGCCGATGTGCTCTGGCTAGAGACGATCTCCGCGCCCGAGGAATACAAGGCCGCCGCCGAAGCCTTTGGACTGGCCGGAATGCCGTGGTCTGGCACCATGAGCTTTGACACCGCAGGGCGCACCATGATGGGCGTTACCTCTGCCGCGATGGTCGGCATGGTCGAAAAGCTCCCCAATCCGCCGCTGGCTTACGGTGCCAATTGCGGCGTTGGCGCGTCCGATCTGTTGCGCACCGTGCTGGGCTTTGTCGCCCAAGGCTCCGAACGGCCAATCATCGCCAAGGGCAATGCAGGGATTCCCAAATATATCGACGGCCACATTCATTATGATGGCACACCCGACCTGATGGCCGATTACGCCGTGCTGGCGCGCGATTGTGGTGCGCGAATCATCGGTGGTTGCTGTGGCACCATGCCCGAACATCTTGAGAAAATGCGCCACGCCCTCGAAACCACCCCCAAGGGCGCGCGCCCGACCCTCGATGCAATCACCTCGCGGCTGGGGGGCTTTTCCTCTGCTGTCGATGGCACCGAAGAAGGCGGCGGCCCCACCCGCGAACGCCGCTCGCGCCATCGCCGCCACTGA
- a CDS encoding cytochrome P450, protein MAQIPPKPPAREGKTSLWRYVRLFRKDILSAQPARLYRAWMAEFRTPFFRSFMCNDPKLVELVLKTRPDDFPKSNRIREGLAPLLGNSVFVTNGEVWKRQRRIIDPAFAGGRLKVIFPAMWAAGLATVARLEARADGTAQEIEAEASHAAADVIFRTLFSIPIENEVAAQVFEKFRAHQRAQPVLNLGALLPLPRWFPRFHKRETKDTAREIRELITQLTTQRIAAIEAGEAPDDLATKIMTTPDPETGDMFDTEEMVDQVAIFFLAGHETSASSLAWALYLLALYPAWQDLLAAEATATLNSDNPEFSVVSKLKLSKDVFRETLRLYPPVPMMVREAACPEHFRDRTVPEGSQIVLSPWHLHRHERLWERPDEFDPARFRTENGKTCLREAYIPFSAGQRVCVGAGFAMVEGPLLLSMLVRAFRFEIVPERPAMPVAHLTVRGKDGIWLRVSKRG, encoded by the coding sequence ATGGCCCAGATTCCCCCTAAACCCCCGGCGCGGGAAGGGAAAACATCGCTCTGGCGGTATGTCAGGCTGTTTCGCAAAGATATTCTTTCGGCGCAGCCTGCGCGGCTTTACCGGGCGTGGATGGCAGAATTTCGCACCCCATTTTTTCGCTCGTTCATGTGTAATGATCCGAAATTGGTCGAGCTGGTCTTGAAAACGCGACCGGATGATTTTCCCAAATCGAACCGCATTCGCGAAGGGCTGGCCCCGCTGTTGGGCAATTCGGTTTTCGTGACCAACGGGGAGGTCTGGAAGCGCCAGCGGCGGATTATTGACCCGGCCTTTGCGGGCGGGCGGTTGAAGGTGATCTTTCCGGCAATGTGGGCGGCGGGGCTTGCCACCGTGGCGCGGCTTGAGGCGCGCGCGGATGGAACGGCGCAGGAGATTGAGGCCGAGGCCAGCCATGCGGCGGCGGATGTGATTTTCAGAACACTTTTTTCGATTCCGATTGAAAACGAGGTGGCCGCGCAAGTGTTCGAGAAATTCCGGGCGCATCAGCGGGCGCAACCGGTGCTTAACCTTGGGGCGCTGTTGCCTTTGCCACGCTGGTTTCCGCGCTTTCACAAGCGAGAGACCAAGGACACGGCACGCGAGATCAGGGAACTGATTACCCAGCTGACCACGCAGCGGATCGCGGCAATAGAAGCGGGTGAAGCCCCTGACGATCTGGCCACCAAGATCATGACTACGCCAGACCCGGAAACGGGGGATATGTTCGACACTGAAGAGATGGTCGATCAGGTGGCGATTTTCTTTCTTGCCGGGCATGAAACCAGTGCATCTTCGCTGGCCTGGGCGCTTTATTTGCTGGCGCTGTATCCCGCGTGGCAAGACCTTCTGGCGGCCGAGGCGACGGCGACTCTAAACTCAGATAATCCGGAGTTTTCGGTGGTTTCCAAGCTGAAGCTCAGCAAGGACGTGTTTCGTGAGACGCTTAGGCTTTATCCGCCGGTGCCGATGATGGTGCGTGAGGCAGCCTGCCCTGAGCATTTCCGTGACCGGACCGTGCCGGAAGGGAGCCAGATCGTGCTGTCGCCGTGGCATCTGCACCGCCATGAGCGGCTTTGGGAGCGGCCGGACGAGTTTGATCCGGCGCGATTTCGCACGGAGAATGGCAAGACCTGCCTGCGCGAGGCATATATACCGTTTTCCGCCGGGCAACGGGTTTGTGTCGGGGCAGGGTTTGCGATGGTCGAGGGGCCGCTTTTGCTTTCGATGCTGGTGCGGGCCTTTCGATTCGAGATCGTGCCGGAGCGCCCGGCAATGCCGGTGGCGCATCTGACGGTGCGCGGCAAGGATGGGATATGGCTTAGGGTCTCGAAGCGCGGCTAG
- the purC gene encoding phosphoribosylaminoimidazolesuccinocarboxamide synthase produces MARRKKIYEGKAKTLFEGPEPGTIVQYFKDDATAFNAEKHATIEGKGVLNNMLSEYFMTGLANIGVPTHFIRRLNMREQLVRACEIIPLEVIVRNFAAGSLAKRLGIEEGTPLPRPIIEYSYKDDALGDPLVTEEYIAAFGWASQQDMDDIVSLALRVNDFLSGVLYGVGIKLIDFKIEVGRVYDGDFQRLIVADEISPDSCRLWDIETDRKLDKDVFRRDLGSLTDAYTEVATRLGVMPKGAVPMKPTLIN; encoded by the coding sequence ATGGCACGGCGCAAGAAGATATACGAAGGTAAGGCGAAAACCCTTTTTGAGGGGCCGGAGCCCGGCACGATCGTGCAATATTTCAAGGACGACGCGACCGCCTTCAATGCCGAAAAACACGCCACCATCGAAGGCAAGGGCGTGCTCAATAATATGCTGAGCGAGTATTTCATGACCGGGCTTGCTAATATCGGTGTGCCGACCCACTTTATCCGCCGGCTGAACATGCGTGAGCAACTGGTGCGGGCCTGCGAAATCATCCCGCTTGAGGTGATCGTGCGGAATTTCGCAGCGGGGTCGCTTGCCAAGCGGTTGGGGATCGAGGAAGGCACGCCGTTGCCGCGCCCGATCATCGAATATTCCTATAAGGATGACGCGCTTGGCGATCCGTTGGTGACAGAGGAATACATTGCCGCCTTCGGCTGGGCGAGCCAGCAGGATATGGACGATATCGTGAGCCTTGCGTTGCGTGTGAACGACTTCCTGAGCGGGGTGTTGTATGGCGTGGGCATCAAACTGATTGATTTCAAGATCGAGGTGGGCCGGGTCTATGACGGCGATTTCCAGCGGCTTATTGTGGCTGACGAGATTAGCCCGGACAGTTGCAGGCTTTGGGATATCGAGACCGACCGGAAGCTCGACAAGGATGTGTTCCGCCGTGATCTGGGGTCGTTGACCGATGCTTATACGGAAGTGGCGACACGGCTTGGGGTGATGCCGAAAGGCGCTGTGCCGATGAAGCCCACACTGATCAATTGA
- the purQ gene encoding phosphoribosylformylglycinamidine synthase subunit PurQ, protein MHAAIITFPGSNCDRDLALAFEQAGAKVSRVWHKDADLPEGVDVVGIPGGFSFGDYLRCGAIAANSPICRSVIRHVEKGGYALGICNGFQVLTETGLLPGALRRNGNLKFLCKQVELRVEACDSAYLKGYEEGQVITIPIAHHDGNYYVDDAKLRQLKDEGRIAFTYVANPNGSVADIAGVVSRNRRVLGMMPHPERAAEAAHGGTDGAAMFGALMREMALA, encoded by the coding sequence ATGCACGCAGCCATCATTACCTTCCCAGGTTCGAATTGTGACCGCGATCTGGCGCTGGCATTCGAGCAGGCCGGTGCCAAGGTCAGCCGGGTCTGGCACAAGGATGCCGATTTGCCAGAGGGGGTTGATGTTGTGGGTATTCCCGGCGGGTTTTCGTTCGGCGACTACCTGCGCTGTGGGGCGATTGCGGCGAACTCACCGATTTGTCGTTCGGTCATCCGGCATGTGGAGAAGGGCGGCTATGCGCTTGGCATTTGCAACGGGTTTCAGGTGCTGACGGAAACCGGGCTGTTGCCGGGGGCGCTTAGGCGCAATGGAAATCTGAAGTTTCTGTGCAAGCAGGTTGAACTGCGGGTCGAGGCTTGTGATTCTGCTTATCTGAAGGGCTATGAAGAAGGTCAGGTGATCACGATCCCGATCGCGCACCATGACGGGAATTACTATGTGGATGACGCCAAGCTGCGCCAGTTGAAAGACGAAGGCCGGATCGCGTTCACATATGTTGCCAACCCCAATGGCTCGGTCGCGGATATCGCCGGGGTGGTTAGCCGCAACCGGCGGGTGCTGGGTATGATGCCGCATCCGGAACGCGCGGCGGAGGCGGCACATGGCGGGACTGACGGGGCGGCGATGTTTGGCGCATTGATGCGCGAAATGGCGCTGGCGTGA
- a CDS encoding sulfurtransferase TusA family protein — MTEIDLDARGLLCPLPVLKLRKRLQSLAPGACLNLLADDPMAEIDVPHFCTENGHALLETRAEHGARLYVVRKGTPQD; from the coding sequence ATGACCGAGATTGACCTTGATGCGCGCGGCCTGCTTTGCCCGCTGCCGGTGCTGAAACTGCGCAAACGCCTGCAATCGCTGGCCCCCGGCGCCTGCCTCAACTTACTGGCCGATGATCCGATGGCCGAAATCGACGTGCCGCATTTTTGCACCGAAAACGGCCATGCCCTGCTTGAAACCCGCGCCGAACACGGCGCGCGGCTTTACGTGGTGCGCAAGGGAACCCCTCAAGACTGA
- a CDS encoding sigma-54 dependent transcriptional regulator: MAKAMKIAIVDDEQDMRQSISQWLALSGYDTETFASAEDALKELGPDYPGIVISDIKMPGMDGMLFLKKLMGNDSALPVIMITGHGDVPMAVEAMRVGAFDFLEKPFNPDRMTELAKKATLARRLVLDNRQLRKELSDGGQLMKKLIGASPVMERLREDILDLGQADGHVLIDGETGTGKTLVAHALHAVGARAGKKFVLVSCSANEEEVLMKRLFGPMQPEDSRLPAVEEARAGTLVLEDVETLPDAVQGKLLSFMNEEGTPPETRIVAISNMQEQDRTCEDALRPDLFYRLAALRITVPPLRQRGEDILTLFTRLAEQFSEEYGCDAPQVSAQEAAQLLQAPWPGNVRQLINVAERAVLQSRRGSGSITSLLMNDHEDMQPVMTTEGKPLKEYVEAFERMLIDNTMRRHKGSIASVMDELCLPRRTLNEKMAKYALQRSDYL; this comes from the coding sequence ATGGCCAAGGCCATGAAGATTGCAATCGTCGACGACGAGCAGGATATGCGGCAATCAATCTCGCAATGGCTGGCGCTGTCCGGCTATGACACCGAGACCTTCGCCAGCGCCGAAGATGCGCTGAAGGAACTGGGCCCGGATTATCCGGGGATCGTGATTTCCGATATCAAGATGCCGGGCATGGACGGGATGTTGTTCCTGAAAAAACTGATGGGCAATGACAGTGCCTTGCCAGTGATTATGATTACCGGCCACGGTGACGTGCCGATGGCGGTGGAGGCGATGCGCGTGGGCGCGTTCGATTTCCTTGAAAAGCCATTCAACCCCGACCGGATGACCGAACTTGCCAAGAAAGCCACGCTGGCGCGGCGGCTGGTGCTCGACAACCGGCAATTGCGCAAGGAACTGAGCGACGGCGGCCAGTTGATGAAGAAACTGATCGGGGCCAGCCCGGTGATGGAGCGGCTGCGCGAGGATATTCTCGATCTGGGGCAGGCGGATGGCCATGTTCTGATCGACGGAGAGACCGGCACCGGCAAGACGCTGGTGGCCCATGCGCTGCACGCCGTGGGCGCGCGGGCGGGTAAGAAATTCGTGCTGGTGTCGTGCTCGGCCAATGAGGAAGAGGTGCTGATGAAGCGGCTTTTCGGGCCGATGCAACCTGAGGACAGCCGCCTTCCGGCGGTAGAAGAGGCGCGCGCAGGCACGCTGGTGCTGGAAGATGTGGAAACGCTTCCGGATGCGGTTCAGGGCAAACTTCTGAGCTTCATGAACGAGGAAGGCACGCCGCCGGAGACGCGGATCGTGGCGATTTCGAACATGCAAGAGCAGGACCGGACCTGCGAAGATGCATTGCGCCCGGATTTGTTTTACCGGCTGGCAGCGCTGCGGATCACGGTGCCACCGCTGAGGCAGCGTGGCGAGGATATCCTGACGCTCTTTACCCGGCTGGCCGAGCAATTTTCCGAGGAATATGGCTGTGACGCGCCACAGGTTTCGGCGCAGGAAGCCGCGCAGCTTTTGCAGGCGCCATGGCCGGGCAACGTGCGCCAGTTGATCAACGTGGCTGAACGCGCGGTGCTGCAATCGCGACGTGGGTCTGGCTCGATCACCTCGCTTTTGATGAACGATCACGAGGATATGCAACCGGTGATGACCACCGAGGGCAAGCCGCTGAAAGAATACGTGGAAGCGTTTGAGCGGATGCTGATCGACAATACGATGCGCCGTCACAAAGGCTCAATCGCCAGCGTGATGGACGAGCTGTGCCTGCCGCGCCGGACGTTGAACGAAAAGATGGCGAAATACGCCTTGCAGCGGTCGGACTATCTTTAG
- the purS gene encoding phosphoribosylformylglycinamidine synthase subunit PurS produces the protein MKAKVYVMLKQGVLDPQGEAVRHGLGALGFEGINGVRQGKLIELDLAEGTDEATVKEMCEKLLANTVIESYRIEM, from the coding sequence ATGAAAGCCAAGGTTTACGTAATGCTCAAGCAAGGTGTGCTTGATCCGCAAGGCGAGGCGGTCCGACATGGGCTGGGCGCGCTTGGGTTTGAGGGCATCAACGGTGTGCGGCAAGGCAAGCTGATCGAGTTGGATCTGGCCGAGGGCACCGATGAGGCCACGGTGAAAGAGATGTGCGAAAAACTGCTCGCCAATACCGTGATCGAAAGTTACCGCATCGAGATGTAA
- the lpxB gene encoding lipid-A-disaccharide synthase yields MKVYLVAGELSGDRLGGALMVGLKALVPTVEFRGVGGSLMQAQGLESLFPMDELSVMGLSEVLPKLRHLFRRKAEVAHAVLEWQPDVLITIDAPDFGLRVAKAVKAGSNIRTVHYVAPSVWAWRPGRAKKMARYIDHVLALLPFEPPYMEAAGMACDFVGHPVVNEPVATTREAEAFRARHGIKGEMLLVLPGSRRSEVQRLEQRFGAAVAKVVAQRPGVTAVIPAAASVAGPLEERVKDWPVRPILLDPRGAVPEEFAAEKRAAFRAADAALAVSGTVSLELAAAGTPMVIGYDQGWLSRLLAPFLLKTDTVTLVNLVTQTRVVPEFLLGRCQPGPMAAAVGRLLDAPGEQRAELARTMDLLGRGGEDPGLRAARAVLARMG; encoded by the coding sequence ATGAAGGTTTACCTTGTCGCGGGGGAGCTTTCCGGGGACCGGCTGGGTGGGGCGCTGATGGTGGGGCTGAAGGCGCTGGTGCCTACGGTCGAGTTTCGCGGTGTCGGCGGGTCGCTGATGCAGGCACAGGGGCTTGAAAGCCTGTTCCCGATGGATGAGCTGAGCGTGATGGGGTTAAGCGAGGTGTTGCCCAAGCTGCGGCACCTTTTTCGCCGCAAGGCCGAAGTGGCGCACGCGGTGCTTGAGTGGCAGCCGGACGTGTTGATCACCATTGACGCGCCGGATTTCGGGTTGCGCGTGGCCAAGGCGGTGAAAGCGGGCTCTAACATTCGTACGGTGCATTATGTGGCACCTTCCGTCTGGGCTTGGCGGCCGGGGCGGGCGAAGAAGATGGCGCGTTACATTGATCATGTGCTGGCGTTGTTGCCGTTTGAGCCGCCCTATATGGAAGCCGCCGGGATGGCGTGCGATTTCGTCGGGCATCCGGTGGTCAATGAGCCGGTGGCGACCACGCGCGAGGCAGAGGCGTTTCGCGCGCGGCATGGAATCAAAGGCGAAATGCTGCTTGTTTTACCGGGATCGCGCCGTAGCGAGGTGCAGCGGTTGGAGCAACGGTTTGGCGCGGCGGTGGCCAAAGTCGTGGCCCAACGGCCGGGTGTGACGGCGGTTATCCCGGCGGCGGCGTCGGTTGCGGGTCCGCTTGAGGAACGGGTGAAGGACTGGCCGGTTCGCCCGATCTTGCTTGACCCGAGAGGAGCGGTACCGGAGGAGTTTGCCGCGGAAAAACGTGCAGCGTTTCGGGCGGCGGACGCGGCGCTGGCGGTGTCCGGGACGGTTTCGCTTGAGCTTGCAGCGGCGGGCACGCCGATGGTGATTGGCTATGATCAGGGCTGGTTGAGCCGCCTGCTTGCCCCGTTTCTTTTGAAGACCGACACGGTGACCTTGGTCAATCTGGTGACCCAAACGCGCGTGGTGCCGGAATTTCTGCTTGGGCGCTGCCAGCCGGGGCCGATGGCGGCGGCGGTTGGGCGGTTACTTGATGCGCCGGGTGAGCAGCGCGCGGAATTGGCGCGCACGATGGATTTGCTGGGACGCGGTGGTGAAGATCCGGGCCTGCGCGCGGCGCGAGCGGTTTTGGCGCGGATGGGTTGA
- a CDS encoding DUF1476 domain-containing protein produces MTTFDDRKNAFENKYAHDAEMLFKATARANKLLGLWAAELLGKTGTEADAYAIEVVKSDFEEAGHEDVVRKVAGDLGNIADAQTVRAKLIELTPLAKVQIMDESE; encoded by the coding sequence ATGACCACCTTCGACGACCGCAAGAACGCGTTTGAAAACAAATATGCCCATGACGCGGAAATGCTTTTCAAAGCAACCGCTCGCGCCAACAAGCTGCTTGGCCTTTGGGCAGCAGAGCTTCTCGGCAAAACCGGCACAGAGGCCGACGCCTATGCAATCGAGGTTGTGAAATCCGATTTTGAAGAAGCCGGGCACGAAGATGTCGTTCGCAAGGTGGCGGGTGACCTCGGTAACATTGCCGATGCACAGACAGTGCGCGCAAAACTGATCGAACTGACGCCGTTGGCCAAAGTGCAAATCATGGACGAAAGCGAGTAA
- a CDS encoding DUF1638 domain-containing protein, producing the protein MKIPDDKTLTETGLELRGDEARLLFIACGALAREIMALIKANNWTHIDLQCLPAIYHVTPAKIIPAVEELVEKHRDDYARIFVVYADCGTGGQLEAVCERLGIDLVPGPHCYSFYEGNDAFAAHADTEVTTFYLTDFLARQFDAFVWKPLGLDRHPQLLEMYFGNYEKLVYQAQTEDPALTEKARDCADRLGLTFERRFTGYGDLSTILKAQATAMADAKTKA; encoded by the coding sequence ATGAAAATACCTGACGACAAGACCCTTACCGAAACCGGGCTGGAGCTGCGCGGCGATGAAGCGCGGCTCCTGTTCATCGCCTGCGGCGCGCTGGCGCGCGAAATCATGGCGTTGATCAAGGCAAACAACTGGACTCATATCGACCTGCAATGCCTGCCCGCGATCTATCACGTCACCCCGGCCAAAATCATTCCTGCGGTGGAAGAACTGGTCGAAAAGCACCGCGATGACTATGCTCGCATCTTTGTGGTCTATGCCGATTGCGGCACCGGCGGTCAGTTGGAAGCCGTCTGCGAACGCCTCGGCATTGATCTCGTCCCCGGCCCGCATTGCTACAGCTTCTATGAAGGCAACGACGCCTTCGCGGCCCATGCCGATACCGAAGTGACCACCTTCTACCTCACCGATTTTCTCGCCCGGCAGTTTGATGCGTTTGTCTGGAAACCGCTTGGCCTCGACCGCCACCCGCAACTGCTTGAAATGTATTTCGGCAATTACGAAAAATTGGTCTATCAGGCGCAAACCGAAGACCCGGCCCTGACCGAGAAAGCCCGCGACTGCGCCGACCGTCTCGGCCTCACGTTCGAGCGCCGGTTTACCGGCTACGGCGATCTCTCCACCATCCTCAAGGCACAGGCCACCGCCATGGCCGACGCCAAAACCAAGGCATAA
- a CDS encoding SufE family protein has protein sequence MATEAFEEIVEDFEFLEDWEARYGLVIEMGKAMEPLDGALKVPATKVDGCVSQVWLHSVIEDGVFHFDGDSDAMIVRGLVAVLRQLYNGLPVDQVGQVDAHAEMARLGLDEHLSAQRSNGVRAMIERIRSVAATSAAA, from the coding sequence ATGGCAACAGAAGCATTTGAAGAGATCGTAGAGGATTTTGAGTTTCTTGAGGACTGGGAGGCGCGCTATGGTCTGGTGATTGAGATGGGCAAGGCGATGGAGCCGCTTGATGGGGCGCTGAAGGTGCCTGCGACCAAGGTGGATGGCTGTGTGAGCCAGGTTTGGCTGCATTCGGTGATAGAAGACGGGGTTTTCCATTTTGACGGCGACAGTGACGCGATGATCGTACGCGGGCTGGTTGCGGTTCTGCGCCAGCTTTACAATGGCCTGCCGGTGGATCAGGTGGGGCAGGTGGATGCACATGCCGAGATGGCCCGGCTGGGGCTTGATGAGCATTTGTCGGCGCAACGCTCAAACGGGGTGCGCGCGATGATTGAGCGGATCAGGAGCGTGGCGGCGACCTCTGCGGCGGCCTGA
- a CDS encoding PA0069 family radical SAM protein, whose amino-acid sequence MSDEHHIVMPERRKGRGARSNAGGRFERHVRVEASDGWDIPEDRGRFITQVATEEAKSLISYNRSPDLPFDRSINPYRGCEHGCVYCFARPSHAYLGLSPGLDFETRLIAKTNAPEVLARELRAKRYEVAPIAIGTNTDPYQPVERDRGLMRDCLKVLRDFRHPVAIVTKGTLIERDLDILAPMAAEGLVRVGISVTTLRDEVARSMEPRVPRPARRLETVRRLSEAGVPVRVMVSPVVPGLTEEEIEAILEAGRNAGARAASWIMLRLPREVSPLVQEWLVEHFPGRAGRIMARLREMHGGKDYDARWGHRMRGEGAYAEMIGKRFRLAIRRLEMAEPQPDLRRDLFAVPGGQMSLF is encoded by the coding sequence ATGTCGGATGAACACCATATCGTCATGCCAGAGCGGCGGAAGGGGCGCGGCGCACGCTCGAACGCGGGTGGGCGGTTTGAGCGGCATGTCAGGGTGGAGGCAAGCGATGGCTGGGATATCCCGGAAGATCGCGGGCGGTTTATAACTCAGGTCGCCACCGAAGAGGCCAAGAGCCTGATCAGCTATAATCGTTCGCCCGATCTGCCGTTTGACCGTTCGATCAATCCTTACCGTGGGTGCGAACATGGCTGTGTTTATTGCTTTGCGCGCCCTAGTCATGCCTATCTCGGGTTGTCGCCGGGGCTTGATTTCGAAACCCGGTTGATTGCCAAGACCAATGCGCCAGAGGTGCTGGCGCGGGAGTTGCGTGCAAAACGCTATGAGGTGGCGCCGATTGCGATTGGCACCAATACCGACCCGTATCAACCAGTGGAGCGGGATCGTGGGTTGATGCGTGATTGCCTGAAGGTGTTGCGCGATTTCCGGCATCCGGTGGCGATCGTCACCAAGGGCACATTGATTGAGCGTGATCTGGATATTCTGGCGCCGATGGCGGCTGAGGGGTTGGTGCGGGTTGGCATTTCGGTGACGACGCTGCGCGATGAGGTCGCGCGTTCGATGGAGCCGCGGGTGCCGCGCCCGGCGCGGCGGCTGGAGACCGTGCGGCGGTTGAGCGAGGCGGGTGTGCCGGTGCGGGTGATGGTGTCGCCGGTGGTGCCGGGGCTGACCGAGGAGGAGATCGAGGCGATTCTGGAGGCGGGCAGGAATGCCGGGGCACGCGCGGCCAGTTGGATCATGTTGCGGCTGCCGCGCGAGGTTTCACCGTTGGTGCAGGAATGGCTGGTCGAGCATTTTCCGGGCCGGGCCGGGCGGATCATGGCGCGGCTGAGGGAGATGCATGGCGGCAAGGATTATGACGCACGCTGGGGGCACCGGATGCGCGGCGAGGGGGCGTATGCGGAGATGATCGGCAAACGCTTTCGGCTGGCGATCCGGCGGCTGGAAATGGCAGAGCCACAGCCGGATCTGCGGCGGGATCTTTTCGCGGTGCCCGGCGGGCAGATGAGCTTGTTCTGA